The genomic window AATAAAAATTAAATCCCCAAACCCAAACCCACATCCCCACCCCCGTATCCCACTACCCTCAGTCACAGTCAGTCACAGTCAGTCACACAGTCAGTCAGCCACAAACAAAAACAAAAAAAGAAAAAAGGCTAAACTAAGCCCTATGCTTAAACCATAGGTAAACTGCTAAGGCGACGACAAAGAATGAGATTAGCATAACTGTGAAGAAACGTACTTCAGGGTTAATAGGGTATTGACCAGCCATATAGTTTATTGTCAACGGAAATATGAAGAATATTGTAAAGAGCCAAGCTAAAAGAACGATCAGCCTACTCGCTTCCATTCCCGTAAACCCCTAGCTTATCAATCAAACTCAGAATCTTCTCCCTAGCGTTAAAGTAAACCCGTATGCCTAAATCCTGCCTTCCAACCCTACAAACAACCATAGGAATATGCCTAAAACCTTCTTTAGTGGGCTTTGGGCTAAGCCTAAGTGTTTCAGCCTCTTTAATCAACTGCATGCAAACCCACTTATACACATTAGGGTTACCGCTCATTATAGCTATCCAAGCCATAATCTTGTAAACCTTACTCCAATATCTGAAAGGCCTATTAAAAACAACATGATAGTTTCCTTGACTGCTCTCAAGAATAACATAACCGCCCAACTTAAACCGCTTAAGCACTAAATCAGCTAACTCCTTAACCTTCTCCAACGGCATGCCATCCAAATCAACCATAACAATATTCCTAAGCGTTAAGCCCACTATAGGGGGCATAGGCTAGCTAATCACCTCTGGCCGATAATCCCACTCCATCCAATAATCAAGATACCTACGGGCTTCCTTAGCATGGCACTCAACAAAACGCTTCTTAGGAGGATGGATAACAGCATCCTGCATAGCCCTATACAACTGCCTACCCGTTCCATACATCTCTAAACGCCTACTCTCCCCTCCAACCGTTCCATAAAGAGCTATACGCTTACCCGCCTCAACCCACCTAACCCTAGCCCGCCTAACAGTAACCACCATAGGCGCTTTCTCACTCTCCCTAACCCTCTTTAAAAGATCTTTTCTCCTCATCCCAAGCCCCTCTCTCTGCAATTCTCTCTGAATCAAGTTAGCTGAATAGCCTCGATGAACATAATCCCTAATAAGTCTTTCACGCCTCTTAACTTCAGCCTCACTAAGCCTTTTCCCCGCCAACTTCCTAGCCTCCGTAAGCTTGTTTACTGTCATCCATCATCTTCTTAGCCGTTAAGCGTGTTAAACCTCCACGCATGAGAATAAGTAAAATCTGTTCGTCAGGTATGCCTTGAAGCCTAGCCTTATGGATTGCTTCAAGCTTCGCTTTTCTCCAAGAAAGCCCCCTCATGTAAGTAGGATCTAAAAGGTCGTTCTCTAAACTTTTGTCTAAAGGAACTTTAGGGTTATCTGATTTATAGGTTTTCATGCACTCTTCACTACAGAAGTCTAGGCCTTCTGGAATAGGTTTACCGCAAACCCTACAGTTCTTAGCCACTCTTCTCAACCTCCATAACTTTCTTGAGAAACTGCATTTTGTTTTCTAATGCTAGTTTCCGCTTGTATTCAAAGAAGCATTCTAGGCTACAGAATTTTCGTGGTCTATCGCTTATGAATTCTTTACCGCATTTTAAACATACGCATGTATATGGCATTTTTCAATCACCTCCTTTTCTACAAAAGATTTATATGGAGTGAATTTGGATATAGTTTTTGGATGGCTATATTGCCATATTATAGCAATTAAATATAAGGGAAAAGCTATATGAAAGCCAAACATGAGGGAATGAAAGACAAGCGTGAGGGAAAAGAGAAAAAGGCTACAACGAAAATCAAGATAGGCATATTTCAAGGAAAACAAGCCAAATACAATAGGTTTCTTCTCGAAACATTGTATGATGAGGGTCCATTATCAGCTTGGGAATTAGCTAAAAAGGCAAGAGAAAACCAAAACCTACATAGCCTTCATGCCATTTTCAATAAAAGGTTGAGGATTCTGGAAAAGAAGGGATATGTGAAGAGGGTTGAAGGAAAATGGCTTTTACAGTTTAAAGGCATGATCGCCGTTCTAATAATTCAAGAAAACCCTAAGCCTTTTAATGAAATTTGGGTTCAACTGGTTGAAAACCTCTTAGGGATAGATGAAAAAGACTTGGCGTTTTTAAGAAGCCGTAGAAGAATCGAAAAATATCTTAAATTTATAAGGGCAAAACTTGAGGATTTGAAAAAGTATGAAAACTGGGTTTTATTATCTGATTATGTTAAAAAGATGATGGAGAAAGGCTTTTTCAACCTTGATGTTATTGAAAATGAAATTTTAGCGATGCTAATAATTGGAAAAATTTTACATGAACAAGAATATGCAGAAAAAGATTTAGAGAATCTAATTAAAGAACTACTATTCTAGGCTTCCAACTGCTTGTTTCGTTTCTTAGGTGTTTGGCTAGAAGGTAGGCTTCCTCATTCATTAGGGTTTCAATTGTCTGCTTGTTTCCATGCTTTATTCTTGGAATGTTCACTTTTGTCTGAAATAGCCTATTTAAGCCCTTAACGAATTCCCTTGTTTTCTCCCTGCTTAAAACCTCTCTTTTGCCTATCCTATTTGTGCTATATCGCTCTGTTTTAACTGTGAAGTCTTTTTGCTTTAGTGTTTGGCTGAACTCTATAATGTAGTCGTCTACTAGGTAGCGGTATAGCTCCATTAAATCACAAACCAAGCTAGGCTTACCCAACTGTTCACTATGCAAAAAGCCTAGGTAAGGCTCTAGATGAGCGTTTAGGATGGCTGAGTAAACCCTAAACTTTAGAAGGGTATAGGCTAGGTTAAAGGTATTGTTCACGCCGTCGTAGGCTTTCCAACCCTTACGCTCCTCAACCCTGAAAGGCAATAGGCTGAATATTTGCTTGAAATAGTGTTTTGAGGCTTTCCCCTCAATCTGATTAAGCCTATATCTGGCTTCTCTCAGGCTTTTAGCCTCTATAGCCTTTATCCGCTCCTTAACTTCCTCTAGGCTTATCTCCTTTAAGCCATGCTTTCTCAGAACCATGTTTTGCCCCTCTATTTTGCTTAGAACTATTGTTTTGGCTATTTCTACGCCTTTACCCTTCTCATGGGCTTGATACTGTGCTATCCTAGTTTTAACATGGCTATCGTCATCTAGGCTTCTAAGAATGGCTACGGGCTTACCGTTTCGTGTCTTAATGATGATTGGAATATTCCAGAATCCACAGCACGCTAAGACTGAAGTGCTTATGAAGTTTCCGCTTGAAATGGTTATTTCGCCTATCTCGTTTTCAAAGAGTGGGATGCGCTCAACCCTACCATGCTTATCTTTAATGATGAAACAGCCTTTTTCCATGCCTAGGTAAAAGCCGTTTCCCTCAATCGCTATGTTCAAAACCTTAGCCTTCAAGACTTATCCCCCATTTCCACAATTCCACAATTACCCTTTAGGGGATAAGTTGCCTATAAGCCTTTCGCTATTGTGGATTAGCGGAAAAAAGTTTATAAGCAATTCCACAAAATAATAATCCTAAAGGTGAAAACATGAGCATGGAAAAGAAAATAAAATTCAGCGTCCTAATTCCAGAGCCAATATGGGAGAAACTCAGCATACTAGCAATCAAAAAACGCATGAGCAAAAACCAACTAATCCTCCAACTCATCCAAGAAGCCCTAGAAAAAGAACGCCTTAGCTAGTTTTCTTGAGAAGTAGATGGGGGATTATTATGAATGTGAAATGGGTTGTTTTAGTCCTAATTGCCTTATTAGCTGGTTTCGGAGGTGGTTTCATTTCTAGTTACTTAGTCTTTCAGCAGCAGATTGCCAACCTAAGAATGGAGATAAAAGAACTGCAGGAGCAGTTATCTGATTTAGGAACTATTTACTCAAATATCAGCACGCTTATAGGAGCACAAAATGAACTTATTAGTGGGCTACAAGAGCAAGTAGCTAATTTAGAGACTCTTAGTTCAAACATTAGTGCTTTACCGGAAATTCGAAATGAGCTCAATAAGCTGGAATCCATTCTACTGAACATTGTTTCGCTGCTTCAGCAGCTACTAAGCAAGGAGTATGCAAAAATCGAAAAACTGGAATTTCTTGTAGCATACGCAGAAAAAGCGATTTCTGAATTTAGTGTCGTATTAAAAATAAAGAATACGGGGTCGTCTGATGCAATGATACAGATGATATTACTTAATGGAAGGTTGGATGGAAGCGCCAGAGTGAATGGCACTTCTCTTTCAAGTACATATTTAGGCATACCTGTGAAGGTCGGGCAGATCACATCACTAATCATAACTCTTCCAGCAGGCACTTACACGTCGGGGCAAACTATCGAAATAATGGTTCAGACAACAGTCGGCAATCAATACCCCAAAACTATAGTCTTACCATAATCATTACCAGCCCTTTTCTTTTTCTTTTTTTGTTTGTGGCTGACTGACTGTGTGACTGACTGTGACTGAGGGTGGTGGGATACGGGGGTGGGGATGTGGGTTTGGGTTTGGGGATAAAAATTAAATATTTGCCTAAGAAAGATATCTACTCAAGATGAGAGATGGCTAGAAAGTCTAAGAAGGAAACGCAAAGGATGCTTAAGGCTGTCGTCGTCCTCTTACGCAACACAACTTGGAAGTGCGGTAGGGTTGAGCGCCTCATCGTTGAGTACCTACAAAGCCACTTGATCAAATATGGTACTCCACGCTCATCAGTAAAAGAGATAACCCAATATTTCACTGTGAATGGGAAGTCAAAAAACGAGCTCTTTGATGCGCTTAAAAGGCTAGAGAGAAGGCGGATAATAGAGATCAGAGAGATCTAATATCTTCCCCTGCTTTTTATATTCCCTATTGTTTTGCGATATCCCCATCATAAAAAATAGGAGAGAGCCTTAAGAAAAGGCTGATTTCACCATTCTGCCACCGACCCGTCCTCATAGTAGAGCCGAGGGGTCTCCCACGTACCATCATAAATCTTATCTTTGATAAGGCTCTCATCCAACTCTATCCCTAATCCGGGCTCCTTCGGTATCTCCACGTACCCATTCTTCATTTTAAATGGCTCCACAAGGTATCCTTCACCGAGCGTAACCTGCTCTTGTATAAGAAAGTTTGGTGTACAAGCATCCAGCTGAATGCATGCCGCCAAAGCTATTGGGCCTAGGGGGCAATGAGGCGCTATAGTAGCATAATAGGTTTCAGCCATGGCCGCTATTTTCTTACACTCCATTATGCCGCCAGCATGCGATAGGTCTGGCTGAAGTATTGAGGCAGCCTGTTTTTCAACGACTTCTCTGAAACCCCATTTGGTGAATAATCGCTCCCCAGTAGCTATTGGGATGGAGGTTGATCGCGCTATAGTCGCCATCGTGTCCACGTTCTCCGGTAGGCATGGCTCCTCAAGAAACATCGGGTAATACGGTTCTAGAGCCTTTGCTATGCGGATCGCCATAGCTGGGCTTAATCTACCATGACAGTCAATGGCTATATCCACATCGTCGCCAACAGCGTCCCTAACAGCTTTAAACCTTTCAACAGCCTTCTTCACCAGTGAGAAAGAGTCCACCGGTCTGACCGCTTCGAAGAGGGTCGTCTTCAAGGCCGTGAAACCCTGCTCCACTTTGGCCAAAGCGTTTTTAGCATACTCTTCGGGTGTTCGTCCGCCAAAATGCGCGTAAACCCTTATCTTGTCCCGGCATCTTCCACCCAAAAGCTGGTAGACCGGCACGCCAAGCTTCTTACCTAAAATATCCCACATCGCCTGCTCAATACCGCTTATAGCGC from Candidatus Bathyarchaeia archaeon includes these protein-coding regions:
- a CDS encoding DUF2116 family Zn-ribbon domain-containing protein, yielding MAKNCRVCGKPIPEGLDFCSEECMKTYKSDNPKVPLDKSLENDLLDPTYMRGLSWRKAKLEAIHKARLQGIPDEQILLILMRGGLTRLTAKKMMDDSKQAYGG
- the dgoD gene encoding galactonate dehydratase, whose amino-acid sequence is MEITKIEMFHVKPRWLFLKMYTDEGIIGYGEPTLEGRTRTVEMAVRELERYLIGKDPLRIEHHWQAMYRGTFYRGGPVLTSAISGIEQAMWDILGKKLGVPVYQLLGGRCRDKIRVYAHFGGRTPEEYAKNALAKVEQGFTALKTTLFEAVRPVDSFSLVKKAVERFKAVRDAVGDDVDIAIDCHGRLSPAMAIRIAKALEPYYPMFLEEPCLPENVDTMATIARSTSIPIATGERLFTKWGFREVVEKQAASILQPDLSHAGGIMECKKIAAMAETYYATIAPHCPLGPIALAACIQLDACTPNFLIQEQVTLGEGYLVEPFKMKNGYVEIPKEPGLGIELDESLIKDKIYDGTWETPRLYYEDGSVAEW
- the cas1 gene encoding CRISPR-associated endonuclease Cas1, with the protein product MKAKVLNIAIEGNGFYLGMEKGCFIIKDKHGRVERIPLFENEIGEITISSGNFISTSVLACCGFWNIPIIIKTRNGKPVAILRSLDDDSHVKTRIAQYQAHEKGKGVEIAKTIVLSKIEGQNMVLRKHGLKEISLEEVKERIKAIEAKSLREARYRLNQIEGKASKHYFKQIFSLLPFRVEERKGWKAYDGVNNTFNLAYTLLKFRVYSAILNAHLEPYLGFLHSEQLGKPSLVCDLMELYRYLVDDYIIEFSQTLKQKDFTVKTERYSTNRIGKREVLSREKTREFVKGLNRLFQTKVNIPRIKHGNKQTIETLMNEEAYLLAKHLRNETSSWKPRIVVL